The window GCTTAGAAGTTAACAGTTATAGTTATAACATGAAGCGAATTGCACAGGCTACCTATCTTGTATGcatttataataatagcatGGTTCGAAGCGAAGTTATCTTGGACACAATGTATCAAATTTTAAGATTTGGATATCCTAAAGGTCGACCAACTCCAAATTCGGTTAATGAAAGTGATCCCTCGGATAATTATTTCCGTATCCAATTGATATCAGTTATTCTCTTGGGTTTGGAGAAGACTACACCCAATTTCACTAAGAAGATTCCATTGTTTATgagattttttgaatactACATTTACTGTAAGGATCAGCCACTACCAAAAGAGATAGGGTTCAAAGTTGCTagtgtttttaaaagttaTACATCGGATATAAAGTTTGAAAGGGCGACTAACCTTTCTGATAGTGCCAAAAAGCTGGCTGAAATGTTACAAAATATGGGAATTGCTACAGCGggtgatgaagaagacgaTGAAAACGATGAACCCGTTGATGTCGCTGACGATGAGGATGTTagtgatgaggatgaggacGAATCAAACAGTAATGATAGTGACAATGACAGTCAGGATGAGgaagacgatgatgatgatgatgacgacgacgacgatgaCAGTGAATCATCCGGTGACGCAGATAGTGAAGAGAGCAGCAAcgatgacgaagatgaattCAGCATTGATAGAGACTTTCAAAGGAAAAGCATAAAAGAGCAGTACGAAAGAAGATTAAAAGCAGAAGAGGAACGAAgggcagaagaagaaatggAGAAAAAGTTCCAGCAAATAATGCAAGAGTCGCTAGATTCACgtaaaaatgaaaagatcTCGATGTCTCATATCCCAATCATTGCTTCTGGGGCCAATACATCTGATAAAAAACCGCGTATACCATCCACTAGTGCTCAACCTGGAAGAGTAGCATTCACGTATTTGTCTAGGACGGGGAAAAAGACCCAGACACGCACTATCACGTTGCCATCTGATGTGAAATTTGTACATGGCGTCTTGGAGGGCGAACAGCGGTTGAAGAACGAAAGAGAGCGTATTAAGAATATCGTCCTGAGCCAAAAGTTTGAGTGACTATAATCTATGTAGTAAAAATACTCACAGGCAACATAATATCTCATAAGTAGAAGCAATCAGTTCACTTtcacaacaacaactgtGATATCATCCTCCTTACCACCAAGGTATGGTTTGCCAGACAATTTTGAAAGTTCCTGAGAAAATACGCTTGGAAACATATTATCTTTactcaatttttcaaccaaagaaacaaattcTTGAGTGGTATTTTGTAAGTCCTCTGAATCCCCATGATCCTTTAAGAATAACTCCATATCTTCGGTGCAGATATTATCAGTGACGCCATCAGTCGCTAAAACTACGACGTcattcttcatcaattgAAAACTGTACTCATCCGCATCACTTGGTTTGTTCTGTATGAACGAAGACCCCTTTTTAGCAGCTTGCTTGAGTATCTCATCCGGAATAATGGAGAGTTGATAAGGCGTATTAAATTTAAGAGTCTGGAACTTAGTTTCAAACATCAACTTACTCTCCCGAAACACTCCACACCAAGAGTCACCTAGATTCGCAACATTCAATTTGCCATCCGGAGATAAATGTGCAACCACTGCAGTAGTGCTTCCAACCTTAACGATCCCATCCTGCTTAACCTTCAAGTAGGCCAAGTCTAACAACTGTTTGGGGCCCAAATCCTTCACAGCCTTCAGAGAAATTTCTTTCATCGTCCTGCACAACTCACTGGAAATTGCACTAGAATCATACCCATGATTAGCCCACCCACCAACACCATCCGCAACCCCAGCATATACCTCATTCATCGACTTGACCGCCACAAAGTAATTATCTTCCCCCGTAGGAGACGTTACCTGAACATTCCCATATGTCGAATCACTCCGATCTTTGGGCTGATACGCAACTGCAACCTGGTAACTCAAAGCACTAAAGTCACCCCCATAACTGGAAGAATGCGAATGATAGGAAGATGTCCCTGAATGATGCGTGAAGTATCTTTTAGCCGTGCTCTGATAAAAGTCTGTCTTAGTTAGTATAAAAGGGATTAGCAGAAGCCAAAAGATAAACCACATACTTCTAGTAAACCTAGCTGGCCTAATACCAATGAACATCTTGTAATTAGCCAACAAACAAACCAAGCTAACCCTTCTTAAGTCCTATATGACTTTAGTTATCCGACCAATGAGATGTATTTAAACCTCATTCAAATCTAAAGATCAAATCTCGATTTTGCGTATATCATACCTTACGAATCACTATGGTTAAATTTTTCATGTCGTCAGTCGTTCGAGATTTAAAGGACATATTAACTGTTATATATTGATCAAAGAGAAGCAATTTGTTGATCATTTTTGGTATTATAAGTCATTGATAAGTCAACTTTAAGCTAAAATGTCTACTTTGAATGTTTTGAGATATACTGCTTTAGGTTTGGGTATTGTGTTTGGTTTAAAGAATGACTGGGCGTTGCAGGGAGCAGCTAAGGAAAATGCTGAGAGTAAGAAATTGGCAAGGCAATTGGCCCTTGTTAACGAGGCCAAGAAGGAATATGCTAGGCTAAGTTCTTCCAAGGATGTTGAACAGAAGACGTCGAGCAGCAGTGTCAAggttgattttgaagatccGAATTTGGACTTTGGAGCAGCTATTTTAAGTGCTGTGGATTCTTTGAAGCATTGACGTTCTATAAAAGAGAGATGAgagaaaagagaaagacaaaacaacaacgaCAAAGTTGGTAAATATATGTGTGGTGATAACGATTTGCGTTATGATGGTGCATATTCGCGCTTTGTAATTGGTAGGGTggtttgaaaaaagaatttgagtgaatttttttatgtaAGTAGTCGATCCGGTATACACAGGTGTAGGTTATTATTTATGTACCAATCTCCCttgatatcatcatattATAATGTTTCTGGGACGATCCGGCGAAGTCGGTTTAGAGTTTATTTACATGTATGGCGGTATATTGGGAAAGGCTTGGGGGCAACCGTAACCCGTCACCTGGGAGGAGACTAGTTACGTTTATCTACGGACTCTGTGGAAAACTCTACCTTTGCCTAACTTATATTTCTCTCTGACGTTGGCAACATTTGAATCCCACTCTGATCTCCATATGTGGGCTCCGATTGGTGTTAAGTCGTTCTCAGCAGCGAATGACCTTATGTCGAAGTTACTTCTAGGTAATGATTCCTGATCCGGAAGTATTGGCTTGCTCTGTCTAAATACCCATACAGCAAATCTCTGTTTTCCAGCATTCTTTTCTGGAACTGGAGGGATATAAGGTGCAATTACATTGTCTTTCGAGTATCTGCGTGGATCTACGATATTGTCATTGTATGAGAgttttatattctttaaGCCAAAGTTTAGAACTGTTGTAAAGGAATCCGCTGCCAAGTCTGGCTCATCTGGGTTTACCACCAGAATAGTGTACAGTTGTTCTGAAGGGTTTATATGATGGTCATATTCCTGGATCTTGATGGTAGGCTCTGTAGAAGTTACATTGGAACTCAAAATCTCACCAGGTTCAATCCACTTATTGACACCAGTGCTAAATGGGAATCTAATATTCACCTCAGCTACAGGTTTTAAAGTAGACAGAGTGTCCGGAATAACAGCAAGTGTTTCAAGTCGCTGCATTAGCAACATTTGCCCGTAAGACTCCCAATGTTTACGGCCTAGATGCCTGTACACAGGTTCATTGTAATCTATCACCTCTGGATTATTCTCTAGCTTGTCGTtatattgaaaattataCTGCATCTCCGGATTGTTGATTTCAGACTCGACAAGGAGATCAACTTTCTTAATCGCGTCCGTTTCCTTTTCCATCGAGTCTAACTTGCTCTTAGCTTGAGCGGCCAAATATTCATaagaagttttaaaaatatcatcgATGAATTCCGGCGAACGGTATTTTATTCTATTCGATCTTCGTTTAATGGATGGTGGGCTTAAAGTTGGATTACCTTCtaggatatatttttttataacTTCATTCTTAATACCATAAGATTTGCTTCTTTTAGTAAAATCCGACCACAAGTTCTCAGCTAACACTCTATTAGAATGAAAAGATCTACGGAACATCACTGACTTCTTGTCAGTCTCCTCAAAATGAATTCGAATGCCCTGTGATCTATGAAGAGTGCTCAGCCATTCAAAAGTtatgttatattattatgatgATGCTCGAGCctggaaaatttttcgaAGATGGATTAAAGTTCTAACGCTTTTGAAATTAACCCACACATCACATTGACATTTTCTCTGACAGCAACATTGAAGATGAGTACATATTGCAAATCTTTGCAGTAAACATGTGGAGAGATATTTTAGTCAACCAATGCAGGATTTACCTCTTCAAATCGATTATCATTAGCCAGTTCTCTATAACGCTTTTTCACCTCGTATGATCCCCCGCTTCATATCTTAGAAATAACCTATAATTTGAAAACCAGCTCCGGAGGACGTTAAGAATTAATGAACTACATTGGTGTAAAGATTAACAGGAAAGTTACTTTATAAGCATCATATATACAATGAAACAAACTGAAAACCAAACATTGAAGGTTGACTATAAACCTTTGCACTACTCAATAGAAATATCCaatctttctttgaaatcttttAGGGGATCTGTGGATATTTCACTGAAGAAAGTTAGGGAAAGCAATGTGGTTTCTTTACACTCGAAGGACCTTACGATTTCCAGAGTTGTTGCAATTGTCAAGGGCAATTCCCAGGTTCAGTTGAAAGGGAAGTCTTACGATGCTGTTACGGAAATTCTAATATTAGAATTTGAATCACTCTTGCCTGATTGTACCTTACATATTGAATATGAGGGACTTGttcaaaataatatgtcagggttttattattcttcGTATAAGGATCCTATTACTTCTGAGGTAAAATACATGTATTCCACTCAGTTTGAGGCTACTAGTGCCAGATGGGCATTCCCATGCTTCGATGAACCTGAATTAAAGGCCATTTTTGATGTTTCAGTTGTGGCGCAACAGAATCTGGCTGTTTTGTCCAACATGCCTGAAAAATCTGCTGAACGGATAggagatgatgaaatagTTCACCGCTTCCATACCACTCCTCGGATGTCTACCTATTTAGTAGCTTGGGCAGTTGGTGAATTTGACTATATTGAGTCGGAATCTGCCAAGGCTTTCTATCCAACGTTAGATAATTATTCTACTGTTGATGGTTCCTCTTCTACTTATGGAAAGCTTCCAATAAGGTTGTATACTGCAAAGGGTAAGGCTCATATGGGAAAGTTTGCAATTGATGTTGCTGCAAAAGTTGTTGATTACTTTTCTGAGTTGTTTGAGATCCCATATCCACTACCAAAATTGGATTTACTTTGTGTGGAGCAGTATTCCCATAATGCAATGGAGaacttttctttaattACCTTTAGACCATCTGCACTATTGTTAGATGATAAAGGTTCCATTGGACACTGTACTGCGATGCAAAAGATTGCATATGTCGTTTCTCATGAAATTGCGCACCAATGGTTCGGTAACTTGGTAACGATGAAATGGTGGGACGAGCTATGGTTGAATGAGGGTTTTGCGACATGGATTGGATATCATTCAgttacaaaatttttccCGGAATGGGATGTACCCTCCATGGTCATGGCTGACTCTCATGAAGTCGCATTAGAATTAGATTCACTCAAAGAATCACACCCTGTTAAGGTATCTGTCCGTGATGCAAAAGATATTgatcaagtttttgataccATTTCTTATTTAAAAGGGTGTTCTGTTCTTGAAATGTTGAGTGGTTATCTGGGTCAAGAGCAGCTATTAAATGGCGTGGCCTTATACATGAAGAGAAACAAGTTCTCCAATGCGTCAATGGAAGATCTTTTTTCTGCAATTGGAGAAGCTTCAGGGAAAGACATTATGAAtagaatgaaaaattggatCTTGGAAACCGGATATCCGGTGCTGAATATCAGTTTCAGAAATGGAAAGTTTGTTCTAAGGCaagaaagatatttatCGATCGGGAAGGCACCCTCAGATGAGGATGCTTGTACTTGGTGGATTCCCTTAGCCCTAACCGTTGGGAATAAAGGTAGCCCTTTGGAACTCAATTCTAAGGATATGGAACTTGAATTGAATTGTGACGAGTTggtatttttcaatacgAACGCATATGGTTTTTATCGTGTTAATTATCAAGATGAAAAAGTGTTGCAAAACATATGTGAGAATTTGTCAGCTCTATCTTCTAGAAGCAAGATAGCTTTGGTTTCAGATATCAATGCAACGGGATCTTTTGATCAATTGGATAAAGTGCTATCCCACCTTATCGGCAACCTGGACTCGAGTGATTATTATGTCTGTAAGCTGGTCCTCTCTACTTTACAGAATTTAAGATCTCTAATCTACCAAGAAGCGACTGATGATGTAAATGAAAGGCTCACACAGTATACTCTTGGACTAATTGAAACCCATATAAAGCCTGCATTAGAATCATTATTCGGCGATCAAGATAAAAATGACAGCGACCCTAAAGCTTTCTTAAGAATACAATTTTACCAGCTTATATTGATGACCGCAGGCGAACTAGGCCATCCCACTGTTGTTAAAATTTCTACCGAACACTTTAACGAAGGTAAAGTCACACCTGTTACCAGGAGCTTGATATTAGGAACCATTCTGTCACAGCCAAATACATCAGTTGAATTGTATCAAAAAATTGTTCAAGAGTTACAAACTGCCACGTTGTCTCATAAAGAAGCTATACTAACAGCCTTGGGCAAAATCAGAAACCATGATATCCTCGACCAGGCTTTGGAATTGATTTATCTCACGGTGGATCCAATGGATGTTCAGTACGGAACATTATCATTGGGAAAGAACCCATACattcatttaaaattatGGATCTACTTCTCTACAAATTATGACATGATTCATGAAAGACTATCTATGAATACAGTTCTATTGgacaaaaatattagattCTCATTTACCGACTTGGTTGGTCCAGAATTCGCGGAATCCTTTAGTTCGTTTTTCAAGCACAAGAACCAAGATGGTTTTGACAGGGGTGTCAGACAGACGTTGGAAAGAATCCATAGGAATACACgatttgttgaattaaaCCTTCCAATAATCCATAAGATATTCAGTTTATGAACTAGTAGTAGCTCGTGGATAAACTTTAGAGCCTTTTTATGGTCTTCATTTAGTATCTAAGTGGGTTTATCATTATAAACGTTGTATGTGATTTAGGATATCTTCtcttttaaaatattaagGGGATTGCTCCTTCTCTTCGTCTATATGCAATATATAACATTATGGGCCCGATAGGTTGGTTTGAATATCTGCGTTTAATAATTAAGCCGCATATTTGGAGGTTTTTACACAAGTCTGGTGTCTCTTAAAAGCAAGATGGTTGAAAATTTGCAGAAGGAGTTATTCTCTAAGAAGTTTAGTAAAGGCACCGGTGATAACGATGAGAGTGAGGATTTCCATTCTGGTGATACTTTAGGTGATCTCCCAAGTTTCGGTGAGCCTAGGTTTTGTAATACAGCAAGTAAAAATGGTGAGTTAGATAAGAAGGCTACTACGTGGAATGATTATTTTGACTTTAACGAATATTTTACTATACCGGAGAGACAATTTCGCTTTAATGCGTATTACAATTTGCCGTTTGATACTGATAATGCATTATCAATTCCGATTTTTATATTCCATCATGGAGCAGGATCATCGGGCTTAACATTTGCACCTTTGGTTAAGGATTTAACAAAGATGTTAGAAAATAAGTGCGGTACTCTAGTATTTGACGCCCGTGGGCATAGTTTCACAATGCCTTTATCTGAAGATTCAGCTTCTATTACATTTGATCTAGATACTTTCACTGCGGATTTCAAAGCAATTATCGAGTTGTTTTATAATCAGAAACTGAAGACACTTGTTCCGAAACAGAAGATATCAGTCATTCTACTCGGTCACAGTCTCGGTGGAAGCATTTGTACTTCTGTATATTCCAAGCTATCTAAGGAGATTCAATCAGCTGTAATTGGGGTGGCTATGtttgatattgttgaggAGGCAGCTACGAAGGCTCTTCATAAGATTTCACAGTTTTTAGCTACGACGCCTACGGTTTTTTCCAGCATGTCTGAAGCCATTGAATATCACATTACCCAAGGGTTATCCAGTTTGAGAAGTAGTGCAGAAGTAACGATACCTCCTTTATTTAAGCAGGAAAAATCTGGAAAAGTTTTTCGTATAACAAATTTGGCTAGTTTTCAACCGTTCTGGGATACTTGGTTTAATGGACTATCATCCCAATTTGTCCAACTGCCGACCAGTAAATTGTTGATTCTTGCTGGTAGTGATAATCTCGATCGGGAATTAATTATTGGTCAGATGCAAGGGAAATATCAGCTGGTAGTATTTCAAGAATCAGGGCATTTTATCCAAGAGGACGCTCCCACCAAAACTGCCATCACTTTAATAGATTTTTGGCGGAGGAATGACAATAAAAATGTTGTTATAAAAACCAACTGGACTAAAAAATAATCATAGATATGGAAATGTatataattcaaaaaaataactAATCAAGATAAAAAACAGGTGGTGTCCGATTCAGTCGATCTCCAATTTGAATTCACTTGTTGGTGGTTTACTCTCAAGCTGTTCAACGATCTCATCAATTTTCTTTGACGCCCATGGGAATCTAGGGTTAATCATAAATGGTCTGAGATCAAATCTATTATCATCGGGAGAGTATTGTTCTGCATGGTAACTAGGTGTCATAACGGTTTGCTTATGCCTGTTGATTGCATAGTAGAAGTAAAAATCTTTAACTTTTTTAGCAATTTCAGCAGGTGTCGATTTTGGACCCCATTCATTTAAAAGCTTCAAAAAGGTATAATATGGTCCACACTTTTGCACTTTTCGGATACGACCAAAAACACTAAGTTCCTCATATGTCAAACCTATATCTGCTTCATCAGATTGTACGTAATCTTCCGTCGTTGGCTCCAATTCAGCAGTAGGAATGCATGTTAAAAATTCATTCAACATAGGAAGTTCAAATTCCCTGGCTGCATATCCGATAAACTTTCTTAAATCCACCTTGGATATACCACCAATTGGATTCAGATCAGCTGACGAACAATCGTATTTCGTCAAATACCCACGTAAGCATTCATCGACGTTAGAACTGCCCAGAACTAGTAGTCCACCTGAATATGGGATAGAACGAACCCATGGTAACAATTGAGCAAACATATAACCTATTACCATTCTCAATCTCGCTTGAATATTCTGCAAGGATAAGTTTTCAACGTTGCTACCACCAAACACTTTATATATCGGCCTCTTACCTGTGGTCACTTCAAATAGCACGAGCAATGCAGAAACGACAGAATCCATGTCTAAGTCCACATGATATGAACCGATTGCTTGTGAAAGATTCTTAGCTCTTTCCCTAGTTTCTTTACTTGAATTTTCGGTCCCCATATAACAAGTATGTAATATTTTACTCGAGAGCTCAGCAGGGCTCGTTGGTATCCAGTCATCTGAACTACGTACTAACCTGCGAGCATCCGCTAGAACCTGTGTATTTCCTGCTTTTATTTCCTCAACCACTAGCCGACACATAGAATATACAATAACCgctgaagaacaagaatCAAGGCCACCAGATAGGGGCAAAAAGTAACCAGTTCCATTAGAACGCCTAATGTAATCCCATAGCCAACAAGCAGGCCCAAAAGCTATTTCTTCCTCTGGAAGATAATACTTGGCAGCCTTTGGGCTTGTGATGGAAACTGTCGCACCAAATTGCTTGGTATTTGAGGACAATGCTATATCAACATTGACACGTTCAAACCGTTTGTCAAAAGTGGAAGCTTGCAAGCCACGGGAGATTATAGATGCACGATAATTCCTa is drawn from Eremothecium cymbalariae DBVPG#7215 chromosome 8, complete sequence and contains these coding sequences:
- a CDS encoding M1 family metallopeptidase (similar to Ashbya gossypii AGR360C) gives rise to the protein MKQTENQTLKVDYKPLHYSIEISNLSLKSFRGSVDISLKKVRESNVVSLHSKDLTISRVVAIVKGNSQVQLKGKSYDAVTEILILEFESLLPDCTLHIEYEGLVQNNMSGFYYSSYKDPITSEVKYMYSTQFEATSARWAFPCFDEPELKAIFDVSVVAQQNLAVLSNMPEKSAERIGDDEIVHRFHTTPRMSTYLVAWAVGEFDYIESESAKAFYPTLDNYSTVDGSSSTYGKLPIRLYTAKGKAHMGKFAIDVAAKVVDYFSELFEIPYPLPKLDLLCVEQYSHNAMENFSLITFRPSALLLDDKGSIGHCTAMQKIAYVVSHEIAHQWFGNLVTMKWWDELWLNEGFATWIGYHSVTKFFPEWDVPSMVMADSHEVALELDSLKESHPVKVSVRDAKDIDQVFDTISYLKGCSVLEMLSGYLGQEQLLNGVALYMKRNKFSNASMEDLFSAIGEASGKDIMNRMKNWILETGYPVLNISFRNGKFVLRQERYLSIGKAPSDEDACTWWIPLALTVGNKGSPLELNSKDMELELNCDELVFFNTNAYGFYRVNYQDEKVLQNICENLSALSSRSKIALVSDINATGSFDQLDKVLSHLIGNLDSSDYYVCKLVLSTLQNLRSLIYQEATDDVNERLTQYTLGLIETHIKPALESLFGDQDKNDSDPKAFLRIQFYQLILMTAGELGHPTVVKISTEHFNEGKVTPVTRSLILGTILSQPNTSVELYQKIVQELQTATLSHKEAILTALGKIRNHDILDQALELIYLTVDPMDVQYGTLSLGKNPYIHLKLWIYFSTNYDMIHERLSMNTVLLDKNIRFSFTDLVGPEFAESFSSFFKHKNQDGFDRGVRQTLERIHRNTRFVELNLPIIHKIFSL
- the PTC7 gene encoding type 2C protein phosphatase PTC7 (similar to Ashbya gossypii AGR363W), with product MFIGIRPARFTRSMWFIFWLLLIPFILTKTDFYQSTAKRYFTHHSGTSSYHSHSSSYGGDFSALSYQVAVAYQPKDRSDSTYGNVQVTSPTGEDNYFVAVKSMNEVYAGVADGVGGWANHGYDSSAISSELCRTMKEISLKAVKDLGPKQLLDLAYLKVKQDGIVKVGSTTAVVAHLSPDGKLNVANLGDSWCGVFRESKLMFETKFQTLKFNTPYQLSIIPDEILKQAAKKGSSFIQNKPSDADEYSFQLMKNDVVVLATDGVTDNICTEDMELFLKDHGDSEDLQNTTQEFVSLVEKLSKDNMFPSVFSQELSKLSGKPYLGGKEDDITVVVVKVN
- the MRPL35 gene encoding mitochondrial 54S ribosomal protein mL38 (similar to Ashbya gossypii AGR361W), translating into MFRRSFHSNRVLAENLWSDFTKRSKSYGIKNEVIKKYILEGNPTLSPPSIKRRSNRIKYRSPEFIDDIFKTSYEYLAAQAKSKLDSMEKETDAIKKVDLLVESEINNPEMQYNFQYNDKLENNPEVIDYNEPVYRHLGRKHWESYGQMLLMQRLETLAVIPDTLSTLKPVAEVNIRFPFSTGVNKWIEPGEILSSNVTSTEPTIKIQEYDHHINPSEQLYTILVVNPDEPDLAADSFTTVLNFGLKNIKLSYNDNIVDPRRYSKDNVIAPYIPPVPEKNAGKQRFAVWVFRQSKPILPDQESLPRSNFDIRSFAAENDLTPIGAHIWRSEWDSNVANVREKYKLGKGRVFHRVRR
- the PPE1 gene encoding phosphoprotein phosphatase methylesterase 1 (similar to Ashbya gossypii AGR359C), whose protein sequence is MVENLQKELFSKKFSKGTGDNDESEDFHSGDTLGDLPSFGEPRFCNTASKNGELDKKATTWNDYFDFNEYFTIPERQFRFNAYYNLPFDTDNALSIPIFIFHHGAGSSGLTFAPLVKDLTKMLENKCGTLVFDARGHSFTMPLSEDSASITFDLDTFTADFKAIIELFYNQKLKTLVPKQKISVILLGHSLGGSICTSVYSKLSKEIQSAVIGVAMFDIVEEAATKALHKISQFLATTPTVFSSMSEAIEYHITQGLSSLRSSAEVTIPPLFKQEKSGKVFRITNLASFQPFWDTWFNGLSSQFVQLPTSKLLILAGSDNLDRELIIGQMQGKYQLVVFQESGHFIQEDAPTKTAITLIDFWRRNDNKNVVIKTNWTKK
- the QNS1 gene encoding glutamine-dependent NAD(+) synthetase (similar to Ashbya gossypii AGR358W); its protein translation is MAHLITLATCNLNQWALDFEGNRDRIVESIKIAKSKNAKLRVGPELEITGYGCLDHFIENDLYLHSWDMYGQIIGDKESHGILLDIGMPIIHKNSRYNCRVLSFDGKILFIRPKLWLANDGNYREMRYFTPWMKPRVVDDFLLPPAIQKITGQKYVRFGDAVIETLDTCIGVETCEELFTPQSPHIAMSLDGVEIFTNSSGSHHELRKLEKRLDLILNATRRCGGVYLYANQRGCDGDRLYYDGSALIAVNGQLIAQGSQFSLQDVEVITATVDLEEVRNYRASIISRGLQASTFDKRFERVNVDIALSSNTKQFGATVSITSPKAAKYYLPEEEIAFGPACWLWDYIRRSNGTGYFLPLSGGLDSCSSAVIVYSMCRLVVEEIKAGNTQVLADARRLVRSSDDWIPTSPAELSSKILHTCYMGTENSSKETRERAKNLSQAIGSYHVDLDMDSVVSALLVLFEVTTGKRPIYKVFGGSNVENLSLQNIQARLRMVIGYMFAQLLPWVRSIPYSGGLLVLGSSNVDECLRGYLTKYDCSSADLNPIGGISKVDLRKFIGYAAREFELPMLNEFLTCIPTAELEPTTEDYVQSDEADIGLTYEELSVFGRIRKVQKCGPYYTFLKLLNEWGPKSTPAEIAKKVKDFYFYYAINRHKQTVMTPSYHAEQYSPDDNRFDLRPFMINPRFPWASKKIDEIVEQLESKPPTSEFKLEID
- the TIM11 gene encoding F1F0 ATP synthase subunit e (similar to Ashbya gossypii AGR362C), with protein sequence MSTLNVLRYTALGLGIVFGLKNDWALQGAAKENAESKKLARQLALVNEAKKEYARLSSSKDVEQKTSSSSVKVDFEDPNLDFGAAILSAVDSLKH